A single Muntiacus reevesi chromosome 9, mMunRee1.1, whole genome shotgun sequence DNA region contains:
- the LOC136174434 gene encoding ubiquilin-1-like: MSRAREEAGDSRLVSGREPPSRIIRVSVKTPQDSQEFMLAENSSICDFKKQISKRLHCDTDRLVLIFTGKILRDQDILSQRGILDGTTVHLVVRSHGKGILPGPSTLPSPAGHCTHRPDPSTSKSARMLARLGQLARTSPELADFFGQLAQLVMVVPESMGSSLEEPVVQGLASEKPVNASYAPESSRPVPKPEPALKALENLQNPARQQELLQVDKWGLEALKAVPGGDNAMCPVCSDIQHLMLSTLAPLVASKGHSPDSEPGRGGINPHSCTNITTTAPTVSAPTRPLAQEVSAGAAAQARGVISNQANTVCRTELSDLYSGQDLPSQESQQSIRKATTASQLRPSTSVLRRALHVLQQNPALLHQLATGTPLRHHMPLLPILTNPRALQALIQIDKGLQVLSREVPGLGPCLWCPGRLHGARGYSETRGRGQGHRADPGQPTLAVLQLLYALANACPQFTQSSSSSCPLAEDRYPQELEHLKAMGFANQDANLQALMATGGDIRAAIERLLGKPEA, encoded by the coding sequence ATGTCACGGGCTAGGGAAGAAGCAGGGGACAGTCGGCTGGTGTCTGGTCGGGAGCCACCATCACGTATCATCAGAGTGTCTGTCAAGACCCCACAAGACAGCCAGGAATTCATGCTGGCAGAAAATAGCAGCATCTGCGACTTTAAGAAGCAGATCTCCAAACGCCTTCACTGTGATACTGACAGACTAGTGCTCATCTTCACTGGAAAGATCCTCCGGGATCAAGACATACTGAGCCAACGAGGCATCCTTGATGGCACCACGGTCCACCTGGTGGTGAGGAGCCATGGGAAAGGCATTCTGCCCGGCCCCAGCACTCTGCCCAGCCCTGCTGGCCACTGCACCCATCGTCCAGATCCATCCACCTCAAAGAGTGCTAGGATGCTAGCCAGGCTGGGCCAGCTGGCCCGGACCTCTCCTGAATTAGCTGACTTCTTTGGCCAGCTGGCTCAACTCGTCATGGTTGTgcctgagtccatggggtcatcatTGGAAGAGCCTGTGGTTCAAGGTCTGGCGAGTGAGAAACCAGTCAATGCCAGCTATGCTCCTGAATCCTCAAGGCCAGTACCGAAACCTGAGCCAGCTCTTAAGGCTCTGGAAAACTTGCAGAACCCGGCCCGGCAACAGGAACTCCTGCAGGTGGACAAGTGGGGGCTGGAAGCCTTGAAGGCAGTGCCAGGTGGTGACAATGCTATGTGTCCGGTCTGCTCTGATATCCAGCATCTCATGCTGTCCACTCTGGCCCCTCTGGTTGCCTCCAAAGGCCACAGCCCAGATTCAGAGCCTGGCAGAGGGGGCATCAATCCTCACAGTTGTACTAACATCACCACCACGGCACCCACAGTCTCCGCACCTACCAGGCCATTGGCACAGGAAGTCAGTGCAGGAGCAGCTGCTCAAGCCAGGGGTGTAATTTCAAACCAGGCCAATACAGTTTGTAGGACTGAACTATCAGACTTATACTCAGGCCAGGATCTTCCCTCCCAGGAGAGCCAGCAGTCCATCAGGAAAGCCACTACAGCAAGTCAGCTGAGACCATCAACCTCTGTCTTGCGCAGAGCCTTACATGTCCTGCAGCAGAATCCAGCTCTGCTACACCAGCTGGCAACAGGCACCCCCCTGCGACATCACATGCCACTCCTTCCCATTCTCACCAACCCCCGGGCACTGCAGGCATTGATCCAGATAGATAAGGGCCTGCAGGTACTGTCCAGGGAGGTACCTGGATTGGGACCATGTTTATGGTGTCCAGGTAGACTGCATGGGGCCAGAGGATATTCTGAAACTAGGGGCAGAGGACAGGGTCACAGAGCAGACCCTGGGCAGCCCACCCTGGCTGTTCTTCAGCTCCTCTACGCTCTGGCCAATGCCTGCCCTCAGTTTACCCAGTCCTCATCGTCCTCATGTCCCCTCGCTGAAGACCGCTACCCGCAAGAACTGGAGCATCTGAAGGCCATGGGCTTTGCTAATCAAGATGCCAATCTTCAGGCCCTCATGGCCACAGGAGGAGACATTCGTGCTGCCATTGAGAGGCTTCTGGGGAAACCGGAGGCCTAG
- the OR52D1 gene encoding olfactory receptor 52D1, translated as MPASNISDDHLPDTLFLTGIPGLEWAHVWIAIPFCAMYLVALAGNATLILVIVTDSALHAPMYLFLGLLSLTDLALSSTTVPKMLAILWFQAGEISFDGCLAQMFCVHSVYALESSVLLAMAFDRYVAICNPLRYTTILNHAVIGRIGLVGILRSVAIVSPFIFLLRRLPYCQHHVMAHTYCEHMGIARLACANITVNIVYGLTVALLAMGLDSILISISYGFILHAVFHLPSRDAQYKALSTCGSHLGVILVFYIPAFFSFLTHRFGQHRVPRHVHIFLANLYVLVPPVLNPIIYGARTKEIRSRLPRLLHLGEIST; from the coding sequence ATGCCAGCTTCCAACATCAGTGATGACCATCTCCCAGACACTCTCTTCCTAACGGGCATCCCAGGGCTGGAGTGGGCTCACGTCTGGATTGCCATCCCCTTTTGTGCCATGTATCTGGTAGCACTGGCTGGGAACGCCACCCTCATCCTGGTCATAGTGACAGACAGCGCCCTTCATGCACCCATGTACCTCTTCCTTGGCCTCCTCTCACTCACTGACCTGGCTCTCAGCTCCACCACTGTGCCAAAAATGCTGGCCATTTTGTGGTTCCAAGCAGGTGAGATTTCCTTTGATGGGTGCCTGGCCCAGATGTTCTGTGTCCATTCTGTTTATGCCCTAGAGTCCTCAGTTCTTCTTGCCATGGCCTTTGATCGATACGTGGCTATCTGCAATCCACTAAGATACACAACCATCCTCAACCACGCTGTCATTGGCAGAATTGGCCTTGTTGGGATACTTCGTAGTGTGGCCATTGTCTCTCCATTCATCTTCCTGTTGAGGCGACTGCCCTACTGTCAGCACCATGTCATGGCACACACATACTGTGAGCACATGGGCATTGCTCGACTGGCCTGTGCCAACATCACTGTCAATATAGTCTATGGGCTAACTGTGGCCCTTCTGGCCATGGGTCTGGATTCTATTCTCATTTCTATCTCCTATGGCTTCATCCTCCATGCTGTCTTTCACCTTCCATCCCGTGATGCCCAGTACAAGGCTCTAAGTACCTGTGGCTCCCACCTTGGGGTCATCCTGGTCTTCTACAtccctgccttcttctccttcctcaccCACCGTTTTGGCCAACACCGAGTCCCCAGGCACGTGCACATCTTTCTGGCTAATCTCTATGTGCTGGTGCCTCCTGTGCTCAACCCCATCATCTATGGGGCTCGGACCAAGGAGATTCGGAGTCGACTTCCAAGACTGCTTCACTTGGGGGAAATTTCAACATGA